From Nitrospinota bacterium, a single genomic window includes:
- a CDS encoding FRG domain-containing protein, giving the protein MHNWIDYIPEKDREDVRELYKKAKTLESKIALRREWHPKGYLNLSPIKNLEEYFKYIRLCTTESTWFRGEQKDFGSLVPKLYRNIDNDKISEQQKKERKYFFEFQRRARSLVPEISISDTWSWYFLIQHYGGSTRLLDWSQDAAIALFFSLGTEMEDTKNPIVTCLAPTTLLTYALEELGGEDHWSSGTVLYPGEKSTDRWLENITTPNDHSVWGLPASPIALLPPHLNPRITAQRSCFTLFGNKPDGFNKDGKLIVCPCCGRRIFCKLVIDGKRKNDLRKELAKIGITSGKIYPGLDGLCKEITDEIYT; this is encoded by the coding sequence ATGCATAATTGGATAGATTATATACCCGAGAAAGACCGGGAAGACGTAAGGGAATTATATAAAAAGGCAAAGACATTAGAATCCAAGATAGCATTGCGCAGAGAATGGCATCCTAAAGGATATTTGAATCTCAGTCCTATTAAGAACCTTGAAGAATATTTCAAATACATCAGATTATGTACGACTGAGTCCACTTGGTTCCGTGGCGAACAGAAGGATTTTGGTAGCCTTGTGCCAAAGCTATATAGAAACATCGATAACGATAAAATATCAGAGCAGCAAAAAAAAGAGCGCAAATACTTTTTTGAATTTCAAAGGCGAGCGCGATCCTTAGTGCCTGAGATTAGCATTTCAGATACATGGTCATGGTATTTCCTTATCCAACATTATGGTGGATCAACTAGACTTCTTGATTGGTCTCAGGATGCAGCTATAGCACTATTTTTCTCTCTAGGAACAGAGATGGAAGATACAAAAAACCCAATAGTTACATGTCTAGCTCCTACAACTTTGCTTACATATGCGTTAGAGGAACTCGGAGGTGAAGACCATTGGTCCAGCGGTACGGTTCTCTATCCAGGAGAAAAATCAACGGATAGATGGTTAGAAAACATCACTACACCAAACGATCACTCTGTTTGGGGACTGCCCGCTTCACCCATAGCATTATTACCACCACATCTGAATCCGAGGATAACAGCACAGAGATCATGTTTTACGTTATTTGGGAACAAACCTGATGGGTTTAATAAGGATGGAAAGCTCATTGTTTGCCCCTGCTGCGGACGACGAATATTTTGCAAATTGGTTATAGATGGCAAGAGAAAAAATGACCTGAGAAAAGAATTGGCAAAAATTGGAATAACGAGTGGTAAAATATATCCTGGACTTGATGGCCTGTGTAAAGAAATCACAGATGAAATATATACATAG